The following are encoded in a window of Vigna unguiculata cultivar IT97K-499-35 chromosome 8, ASM411807v1, whole genome shotgun sequence genomic DNA:
- the LOC114195136 gene encoding probable LRR receptor-like serine/threonine-protein kinase At3g47570, with protein MAEQKHDMVTRNPSWEKNEMSNRNKRLLWNNSVHFCEWQGVTCGHRHMRVSVLHLQNQNWGGTLGPSLGNLSFLTTLILSNINMHGEIPTQIGRLKRLQVLHLSHNSLNGQIPVHLSNCSKLEVINLLYNKLNGKVPSWFGLGSMTRLNKLLLGANDLVGTIPPSMGNLSSLQSITIARNHLMGSIPHVLGRLSNLKELNTGLNNFSGEVPDSLYNLSNIQVLVLGGNQLSGTLPSKMQLAFPNLRAFFVGENQLNGAFPSSISNITGLQAFDISLNGFSGPIPPTFGSLNKLKTFSIFDNRFGSGSAQDLDFLSSLTNCTQLKILLLGWNEFGGVLPDLIGNFSTNLTSLSMECNQITGTIPERIGQLIGLTNFVVINNYLEGSIPDSIGKLKNLVRLALQENKLSGNIPTAIGNLTMLSELYLHTNKLQGSIPLSLKHCTRMQSFGVSTNNLSGDIPSQTFGSLEGLINLDLSNNSFTGSIPLEIGNLTHLSILYLNENKLSGEIPAKLAACSELTELMLQINFFRGSIPSFLGSLGTLEFLDLSNNNFSSTIPVELQKLSYLNALNLSFNHLYGEVPTGGVFNNVTVISLIGNKDLCGGIPQLNLPACSKLPSKKHKWSFIKKLICIIAIVVGVGLVTSTLFISIYLFRKRPITAKTPWASCSHKNKYVKVSYGDLHKATNGFSSSNLVGSGSFGSVYSGSLLPFETPIAVKVLNLEIGGASKSFAAECKALGRIMHRNLLNILTCCSSIDYNGKDFKAIVLEFMPNGSLESLLHDKVEPKSRNLSLNLDLVVNIALDVANALDYLHHDSEEAVVHCDIKPSNVLLDDDMVAHLGDFGLARLLHVATGHSSRDQVSSSAIRGTIGYVPLEYGTGCGVSTKGDIYSYGILVLEMVTGRRPTDAMFGEGLSLHKFCQMAIPEGITEIVDSRLVVASGEEGRRVMETEIRECLVDLVRIGVRCCAEKPVERMDIKDVVLELDTIKERLSLSQ; from the exons ATGGCTGAACAGAAGCACGATATGGTCACTAGGAACCCTAGCTGGGAAAAGAACGAAATGAGCAATAGAAACAA AAGATTATTATGGAACAACTCTGTGCATTTCTGTGAGTGGCAGGGTGTTACATGCGGACATCGCCACATGAGAGTCTCTGTCTTGCACTTGCAAAATCAAAACTGGGGTGGCACTCTTGGACCATCTTTGGGAAATCTAAGCTTCCTCACAACCCTCATTCTTTCCAACATCAACATGCATGGGGAAATTCCCACACAAATTGGTCGACTAAAGAGGTTGCAGGTTCTTCACTTGAGCCACAACAGTCTAAATGGTCAGATTCCTGTACACCTTTCTAACTGCTCTAAACTTGAGGTCATTAACTTGTTGTACAATAAACTCAATGGAAAAGTTCCCTCCTGGTTCGGACTTGGATCCATGACACGGCTAAATAAGTTGCTTCTTGGTGCCAATGATCTTGTTGGTACTATCCCACCTTCCATGGGGAATCTTTCGTCCCTCCAAAGTATCACAATTGCTAGAAATCATTTGATGGGAAGTATACCGCATGTTTTGGGTCGGTTATCAAATTTGAAAGAGCTGAATACtggtttaaataatttttcaggAGAAGTGCCTGATTCTCTTTATAATCTTTCCAATATTCAAGTTCTTGTTCTAGGGGGAAACCAGTTATCTGGTACTCTTCCATCAAAAATGCAACTTGCTTTTCCAAACCTTAGAGCATTCTTTGTTGGAGAGAACCAGTTGAATGGAGCTTTCCCGTCTTCAATATCCAACATCACCGGATTGCAAGCGTTTGATATCTCCTTAAATGGTTTTAGTGGTCCAATTCCTCCCACTTTCGGAAGCTTAAACAAACTCAAGACGTTTAGCATTTTTGATAATAGATTTGGAAGTGGGAGCGCTCAAGATTTAGATTTCCTTTCCTCTTTAACCAATTGTACTCAATTAAAGATACTTCTTTTGGGTTGGAATGAATTTGGTGGTGTGTTGCCAGATCTTATTGGCAATTTTTCTACCAATCTCACTTCGCTCAGTATGGAGTGTAATCAAATAACTGGAACGATACCTGAACGAATTGGACAGCTAATCGGTTTAACTAACTTCGTCGTGATTAATAATTATCTTGAGGGAAGCATTCCAGATTCAATTGGAAAGCTTAAAAATCTAGTGAGATTGGCCCTTCAAGAAAACAAACTGTCTGGTAATATTCCTACAGCCATTGGCAATCTTACTATGTTGTCTGAACTTTATCTGCACACCAATAAATTACAAGGAAGCATTCCATTAAGCCTCAAACACTGCACGCGAATGCAGTCATTTGGTGTTTCCACCAACAACTTGAGTGGAGATATTCCTAGCCAAACATTTGGCAGTCTAGAAGGTTTGATAAATCTTGACTTATCAAACAACTCTTTCACTGGTTCCATCCCTTTAGAGATTGGAAACTTGACGCACCTTTCCATACTATATCTAAACGAAAACAAGTTGTCTGGTGAAATTCCTGCCAAACTTGCTGCTTGTTCCGAATTAACAGAACTCATGTTGCAGATAAACTTTTTCCGAGGAAGCATACCGTCGTTCTTGGGCTCTTTAGGAACCCTTGAATTCCTAGACCTTTCTAACAATAACTTCTCAAGCACAATCCCTGTTGAACTACAAAAGTTGAGTTATTTGAATGCTTTGAACTTGTCTTTTAACCATCTTTATGGTGAGGTTCCCACAGGAGGTGTCTTTAATAATGTTACAGTAATTTCACTCATTGGAAATAAGGATCTCTGTGGTGGCATACCTCAACTGAACCTTCCTGCATGCTCTAAGTTGCCCTCAAAGAAACACAAGTGGTCTTTTATAAAGAAACTCATCTGCATCATTGCAATTGTCGTTGGAGTGGGTTTGGTTACTTCAACACTGTTTATCAGCATTTATTTGTTCAGGAAAAGGCCAATAACAGCCAAAACACCATGGGCTTCATGTTCTCATAAAAACAAGTACGTGAAGGTTTCTTATGGAGATCTGCATAAAGCAACCAATGGATTTTCTTCATCCAATTTGGTAGGTTCGGGAAGCTTTGGTTCTGTATATAGTGGATCTCTTCTCCCTTTCGAAACACCTATTGCTGTGAAGGTATTGAATCTTGAAATAGGTGGTGCATCAAAGAGTTTCGCAGCTGAGTGCAAGGCTCTTGGAAGGATCATGCATCGGAAT CTTCTCAACATCTTGACTTGTTGTTCAAGTATTGATTATAACGGTAAAGATTTCAAGGCTATAGTTCTCGAGTTCATGCCAAATGGCAGTCTAGAAAGTTTGCTGCACGACAAAGTAGAGCCCAAATCTAGAAATTTGAGTCTCAACCTTGATCTTGTGGTAAATATTGCTCTTGACGTTGCTAATGCATTGGATTATCTTCATCATGATTCTGAGGAAGCCGTAGTTCACTGTGATATTAAGCCAAGCAACGTTCTTCTTGATGATGACATGGTTGCTCACTTGGGTGATTTTGGGTTAGCAAGACTCCTTCATGTGGCGACGGGACATTCCAGCAGAGATCAAGTTAGTTCCTCTGCAATTAGAGGAACCATTGGATATGTTCCACTAG AGTACGGAACAGGGTGTGGAGTATCAACTAAAGGAGATATCTACAGTTATGGAATTCTTGTGTTGGAGATGGTGACAGGAAGGAGACCAACAGATGCAATGTTTGGTGAGGGTCTAAGCCTACACAAATTCTGCCAAATGGCAATTCCAGAAGGAATCACTGAGATTGTGGATTCACGTTTGGTTGTGGCAAGTGGTGAAGAAGGAAGAAGGGTGATGGAAACAGAAATTAGGGAGTGTTTGGTTGACTTAGTTAGGATTGGAGTTAGATGTTGTGCAGAAAAACCTGTTGAGCGAATGGACATAAAAGATGTGGTACTGGAGTTGGATACAATCAAAGAGAGACTGTCACTGAGTCAATAG
- the LOC114195137 gene encoding probable LRR receptor-like serine/threonine-protein kinase At3g47570: protein MMPRTLALSLSSESDKQALLALKLKLTNGVANALPSWNSSLHVCEWKGVACGQRHMRVSVLHLENQTWGGTLGPSLGNLSFLTTLILYNINLYGEIPTQIGQLKRLQLLDLSLNNLNGQIPIHLTNCSKLEAIGLLENKLTGKVPSWFGSGSMTRLKTLFLGANDLVGTIPPSLGNLSSLQYISVARNHLVGSIPHVLGQLSNLKRLDLGLNSLSGVVPYSLYNLSSIQSFALDANQLSGTFPSKMQLVFPNLRAFLVGGNQFNGTFPSSVFNITGLERFDISSNGFSGSIPPTLGTLNKLQLFHIAYNSFGSGRARDLDFLSSLTNCTHLRILILDGNGFGGDLPRLIGNFSTHLNMLSMGLNQISGTIPEGIWQLIGLTEITMQNNYLVGTIPDSIGRLKNLVRLVLGENKLSGNIPTAIRNLTMLSELDLHTNGFVGGVPLSLKYCMRMQSIDVSTNNLNGDIPNQTFGNFEGLTKLDLSYNSFTGSIPSDFGNLKHLSGLYLHGNKLSGELPQELGACYGLTELALESNFFRGSIPSFLGSLGSLEFLDLSNNNFSSTIPVELQKLSYLNALNLSFNHLYGEVPTGGVFNNVTAISLIGNKDLCGGIPQLKLPACSKLSSKKHKWSFKEKLILIIAIVVGVGLVTSTLFISIYLFRKRPITPKTPSTSCSHKNKYVKVSYGDLHKATNGFSSSNLVGSGGFGSVYSGSLLPFETPVAVKVLNLERGGASKSFAAECKALGRIMHRNLLNILTCCSSIDYNGKDFKAIVFEFMPNGSLESLLHDNVEPESRNLSVNLDLVVNIALDVANALDYLHHGSEEAIVHCDIKPSNVLLDDDMVAHLGDFGLARLLHVATGHSSRDQVSSSAIRGTIGYVPPEYGTGCRVSTKGDMYSYGILVLEMVTGRRPTDAMFGEGASLHKFCQMAIPEGFTEIADSRLLVPVVEEGRRMMEIKIRECLVGLARIGVECSAELPVDRMDIKDVVLELHSIKQSLCH from the exons ATGATGCCACGTACACTTGCTCTCTCTTTGAGTTCAGAGAGTGACAAGCAGGCTTTACTTGCTTTGAAGCTTAAGCTTACCAATGGAGTCGCCAATGCTCTTCCATCATGGAACAGCTCTTTGCATGTCTGTGAATGGAAGGGTGTTGCATGCGGACAACGCCACATGAGAGTCTCCGTCTTGCACTTGGAAAATCAAACATGGGGTGGCACTCTTGGACCATCTTTGGGAAATCTAAGCTTCCTCACAACCCTCATTCTTTACAACATTAACTTGTATGGGGAAATTCCCACACAAATTGGACAACTAAAGAGGTTGCAGCTTCTTGATTTGAGCCTCAACAACCTAAATGGTCAGATTCCTATACACCTTACCAACTGCTCTAAACTTGAGGCCATTGGCTTGTTGGAAAATAAACTCACTGGAAAAGTTCCCTCCTGGTTTGGAAGTGGATCCATGACACGGCTAAAAACGTTGTTTCTTGGTGCCAATGATCTAGTTGGTACCATCCCACCTTCCTTGGGGAATCTTTCATCCCTTCAATATATCTCAGTTGCTAGAAATCATTTGGTGGGAAGTATACCACATGTTTTGGGTcaattatcaaatttgaaaagaCTGGATCTTGGTTTAAATAGTTTGTCAGGAGTAGTCCCTTATTCTCTTTATAATCTTTCCAGTATTCAAAGTTTTGCTCTCGATGCAAACCAGTTATCTGGGACTTTTCCGTCAAAAATGCAACTTGTTTTTCCAAACCTTAGAGCATTCTTGGTTGGAGGGAACCAGTTCAATGGAACTTTCCCGTCTTCAGTATTCAACATCACTGGATTGGAAAGGTTTGATATCTCCTCGAATGGTTTTAGTGGGTCAATTCCTCCCACTCTGGGAACCTTAAATAAACTTCAGCTGTTTCACATTGCTTACAATAGTTTTGGAAGTGGGAGAGCTCGTGATTTGGATTTCCTTTCATCATTAACAAATTGTACTCATTTGCGCATACTTATTTTGGATGGCAATGGATTTGGTGGTGACTTGCCACGTCTTATCGGCAATTTTTCAACCCACCTGAATATGCTTAGTATGGGGTTGAATCAAATATCTGGAACGATACCTGAAGGAATTTGGCAGCTAATCGGTTTGACCGAAATCACCATGCAAAATAATTATCTAGTGGGAACTATTCCAGATTCGATTGGAAGGCTTAAAAACCTAGTAAGACTGGTCCTAGGAGAAAACAAATTGTCTGGTAATATTCCAACTGCCATTCGCAATCTTACTATGTTGTCTGAACTTGATCTGCACACAAATGGATTTGTTGGAGGCGTTCCATTAAGCCTCAAATACTGCATGCGAATGCAGTCAATTGATGTTTCCACCAACAACTTGAATGGGGATATCCCTAATCAAACCTTTGGCAATTTTGAAGGTTTGACAAAGCTTGACTTATCCTACAATTCTTTCACTGGTTCCATCCCTTCAGACTTTGGAAACTTGAAGCACCTTTCCGGTTTGTATCTTCATGGAAACAAATTGTCTGGTGAATTACCCCAAGAGCTTGGCGCTTGTTACGGGTTAACAGAGCTCGCATTGGAGAGTAACTTCTTCCGCGGAAGCATACCGTCGTTCTTGGGCTCTTTAGGATCCCTTGAATTCCTAGACCTTTCTAACAATAACTTCTCAAGCACAATCCCTGTTGAACTACAAAAGTTGAGTTATTTGAATGCTTTGAACTTGTCTTTTAACCATCTTTATGGTGAGGTTCCCACAGGAGGTGTCTTTAATAATGTTACAGCAATTTCACTCATTGGAAATAAGGATCTCTGTGGTGGCATACCTCAACTGAAGCTTCCTGCATGCTCTAAGTTGTCCTCAAAGAAACACAAGTGGTCTTTTAAAGAGAAACTCATCCTCATCATTGCAATTGTCGTTGGCGTGGGTTTGGTTACTTCAACACTGTTTATCAGCATTTATTTGTTCAGGAAAAGGCCCATAACACCCAAAACACCATCGACTTCATGTTCTCATAAAAACAAGTACGTGAAGGTTTCTTATGGAGATCTGCATAAAGCAACCAATGGATTTTCTTCATCCAATTTGGTAGGTTCGGGAGGCTTTGGTTCTGTATATAGTGGATCTCTTCTCCCTTTCGAAACACCTGTTGCTGTGAAggtattgaatcttgaaagaGGTGGTGCATCAAAGAGTTTCGCAGCTGAGTGCAAGGCTCTAGGAAGGATCATGCATCGGAATCTTCTCAACATCTTGACTTGTTGCTCAAGTATTGATTATAACGGTAAAGATTTCAAGGCTATAGTTTTCGAGTTCATGCCTAATGGCAGTCTAGAAAGTTTGCTGCACGACAACGTTGAGCCCGAGTCGAGAAATTTAAGTGTCAACCTTGATCTTGTGGTAAATATTGCTCTTGACGTTGCTAATGCATTGGATTATCTTCATCATGGTTCTGAGGAAGCTATAGTTCACTGTGATATTAAGCCAAGCAACGTTCTTCTTGATGATGACATGGTTGCTCACTTGGGTGATTTTGGGTTAGCAAGACTCCTTCATGTGGCAACGGGACATTCCAGCAGAGATCAAGTTAGTTCCTCTGCAATTAGAGGAACCATTGGATATGTTCCACCAG AGTACGGAACAGGTTGTCGAGTATCAACTAAAGGAGATATGTACAGCTACGGAATTCTTGTGTTAGAGATGGTGACAGGGAGGAGACCAACAGATGCAATGTTTGGTGAAGGTGCAAGTCTACACAAATTCTGCCAAATGGCAATTCCAGAAGGGTTCACTGAGATAGCAGATTCACGTTTGCTTGTACCAGTTGTTGAAGAAGGAAGAAGGATGATGGAAATAAAAATTAGGGAGTGTTTGGTGGGCTTAGCAAGGATTGGAGTTGAATGTTCTGCTGAATTACCTGTTGATCGAATGGACATAAAAGATGTGGTACTGGAGCTGCACTCAATCAAACAGAGCCTGTGTCACTGA